From Enhydrobacter sp., the proteins below share one genomic window:
- a CDS encoding PaaI family thioesterase, with amino-acid sequence MLDRSPFISFLGLKITEADPAREQVTMACEMKPEFERGKGSGQWHGGPIAAIIDTVGDYALIMALRRPLPTINFRVDYLRPAIKTRLITTATVRRAGKSVGVVDVDVFNEQRQLLAVGRATYSTLAG; translated from the coding sequence ATGCTCGACCGCTCGCCCTTCATCTCCTTCCTCGGGCTGAAAATCACCGAGGCCGACCCGGCCAGGGAGCAGGTCACCATGGCCTGCGAGATGAAGCCCGAGTTCGAGCGCGGCAAGGGCTCGGGCCAGTGGCACGGCGGGCCGATCGCGGCGATCATCGACACGGTGGGCGACTATGCGCTGATCATGGCGCTGCGCCGGCCGCTGCCGACGATCAATTTCCGCGTCGACTACCTCAGGCCCGCGATCAAGACCCGGCTGATCACCACCGCCACGGTGCGGCGCGCCGGCAAGAGCGTCGGCGTGGTCGACGTCGACGTGTTCAACGAACAGAGGCAGCTGCTGGCGGTCGGCCGGGCCACATATTCGACACTGGCCGGCTGA
- a CDS encoding acyl--CoA ligase, with the protein MRGLKWDNQGDAISREVPAEAPALIDAGGDGTERRYSYGDLIRQSGAVAHALQKRGLRRGERVALLSANRAEYLIAFLGTLQAGLVSVPVNWKLPAETVAYIVENSDARLTIGDAARLALAPDGVPKLSFEHDFAALLAEEPIAPLRMEPEEPALFLYTSGSTGRPKGVVLSHYSHLWAISQRTRRPGPPGTRVQVAAPLYHMNGLAMCQTTFSHGDTIVLLPQFTTKGYIETAARHRVQFLTSVPTMIAMMLREKELLARTDLSSVEAVRMGSAPLTQALIDQVRAVFPKAAITNGYGTTEAGPVVFGPHPRGLKQPELSTGAAHPEVQLRLVRDGKAVEDEGVLEMKCGALMTHYHKLPEATARAMTPDGYYRTGDVFRRDADGFFFFVGRADDMFVCGGENIYPGEVEKMLERHPAIHQAAVLAVPDELKGHKPVAFVVRANGAEIDEQAIKQFALANAPAYQHPRRVFFVEEMPLAGTNKIDKRVLARQIPEGLS; encoded by the coding sequence ATGCGCGGACTGAAGTGGGACAACCAGGGCGATGCGATCTCGCGCGAGGTGCCGGCGGAGGCGCCGGCGCTGATCGACGCGGGGGGCGACGGCACGGAGCGGCGCTACAGCTACGGCGACCTGATCCGGCAGAGCGGCGCGGTGGCGCACGCCCTGCAGAAGCGCGGGCTCCGGCGCGGCGAGCGGGTGGCGCTGCTGTCGGCCAACCGCGCCGAGTACCTGATCGCCTTCCTCGGCACCCTGCAGGCCGGGCTGGTGTCGGTGCCGGTGAACTGGAAGCTGCCGGCCGAGACGGTGGCCTACATCGTCGAGAACAGCGACGCGCGCCTGACGATCGGCGACGCGGCGCGGCTCGCGCTGGCACCCGACGGCGTGCCCAAGCTCTCCTTCGAGCACGACTTCGCCGCGCTGCTCGCCGAGGAGCCGATCGCGCCGCTCCGCATGGAGCCGGAGGAACCGGCGCTGTTCCTCTACACCTCGGGCTCGACCGGCCGGCCCAAGGGCGTGGTGCTGTCGCACTACTCGCACCTGTGGGCGATCAGCCAGCGGACGCGCCGGCCGGGCCCGCCGGGCACGCGGGTCCAGGTCGCGGCGCCGCTCTATCACATGAACGGGCTGGCGATGTGCCAGACCACCTTCAGCCACGGCGACACCATCGTGCTGCTGCCGCAGTTCACGACGAAGGGCTACATCGAGACGGCGGCGCGGCATCGCGTGCAGTTCCTGACCTCGGTGCCGACGATGATCGCCATGATGCTGCGCGAGAAGGAGCTGCTGGCGAGGACCGATCTCTCGTCGGTCGAGGCGGTGCGCATGGGCTCGGCGCCGCTCACCCAGGCGCTGATCGACCAGGTGCGCGCCGTGTTCCCCAAGGCGGCGATCACCAACGGCTACGGCACGACCGAGGCCGGGCCCGTGGTGTTCGGCCCGCATCCCCGGGGGCTGAAGCAGCCCGAGCTGTCGACCGGCGCGGCCCATCCCGAGGTGCAGCTGCGCCTCGTGCGCGACGGCAAGGCGGTCGAGGATGAAGGCGTGCTCGAGATGAAGTGCGGCGCGCTGATGACGCACTATCACAAGCTGCCCGAGGCGACGGCCAGGGCGATGACGCCGGACGGCTACTACCGCACCGGCGACGTGTTCCGGCGCGACGCCGACGGGTTCTTCTTCTTCGTCGGCCGCGCCGACGACATGTTCGTGTGCGGCGGCGAGAACATCTATCCCGGCGAGGTCGAGAAGATGCTGGAGAGGCATCCGGCGATCCACCAGGCCGCCGTGCTGGCTGTGCCCGACGAGCTGAAGGGCCACAAGCCGGTCGCCTTCGTGGTGCGGGCCAACGGCGCGGAGATCGACGAGCAGGCGATCAAGCAGTTCGCGCTGGCCAACGCGCCGGCCTACCAGCATCCCAGGCGCGTGTTCTTCGTCGAGGAGATGCCGCTCGCCGGCACCAACAAGATCGACAAGCGCGTGCTGGCCCGACAGATCCCGGAGGGACTGTCGTGA
- a CDS encoding phosphohydrolase, whose translation MSADLRRELLDIFVGRATRRYGLSEINQLQHALQAAALAEADDAPPAAVLASLLHDVGHMIHDLGDNPAARGVDDVHETLGADWLAGRFGPEVSEPVRLHVAAKRYLCTVESDYFGKLAPDSVRSLQLQGGLMSADEVEAFRRHPQHAAAVQLRRYDEAAKDPHATTPDFDHFLRHVEACRLR comes from the coding sequence ATGAGCGCCGACCTTCGCCGTGAACTCCTCGACATCTTCGTCGGCCGCGCGACCAGGCGCTACGGCCTGAGCGAGATCAACCAGCTCCAGCACGCCCTGCAGGCGGCGGCCCTGGCCGAGGCGGACGACGCCCCGCCCGCCGCGGTGCTCGCCTCGCTGCTGCACGACGTCGGCCACATGATCCACGATCTCGGCGACAATCCCGCCGCGCGCGGCGTCGACGACGTGCACGAGACGCTGGGGGCCGACTGGCTCGCCGGGCGCTTCGGGCCGGAGGTCAGCGAACCGGTGCGCCTGCACGTCGCCGCCAAGCGCTATCTCTGCACCGTCGAATCCGACTATTTTGGCAAGCTCGCGCCCGATTCGGTGCGCAGCCTGCAACTGCAGGGCGGCCTGATGTCGGCCGACGAGGTCGAGGCCTTTCGCCGTCATCCGCAGCACGCGGCGGCGGTGCAACTCAGGCGCTACGACGAGGCCGCCAAGGATCCGCACGCGACCACGCCCGATTTCGACCATTTCCTGCGCCACGTCGAGGCGTGCCGCCTGCGATGA
- a CDS encoding zinc-binding dehydrogenase codes for MRAAVVREHGGPDRLNYEKDFPDPKPGQGDVIVAVKASSLNYHDVFTRRGMPGIKVPMPAIMGLDVAGEIAEVGPGVVGWSRGDRVLVDPINRVEGGLMGETVHGGLAELCKARAHQLVKIPEGVSFAEAAALPVAYGTALRMMRTNGNVAAGEKVLILGASGGVGVCCVQLAKIAGAEVIACAGTDAKAQRLRELGADRTINYVTHDFQKEVYEMYGKPTRRGSGTDRGVDVVVNYTGGDTWVKSMKVLKVGGRLLTCGATAGFAPQEDIRFIWTFELKVLGSNGWMRQDIVTLLEMVQQGKLKVLIDKTFRLDEAREALRVIEDREVFGKIVVAP; via the coding sequence ATGAGAGCAGCAGTCGTCCGCGAGCATGGCGGCCCCGATCGCCTGAACTACGAGAAGGACTTCCCCGATCCGAAACCCGGCCAGGGCGACGTGATCGTGGCGGTGAAGGCGTCGTCGCTGAACTACCACGACGTCTTCACCCGGCGCGGCATGCCCGGCATCAAGGTGCCGATGCCGGCCATCATGGGGCTCGACGTGGCGGGCGAGATCGCCGAGGTCGGGCCGGGCGTCGTCGGCTGGAGCAGGGGCGACCGCGTGCTGGTCGATCCGATCAACCGGGTCGAGGGCGGGCTGATGGGCGAGACGGTGCATGGCGGCCTGGCCGAACTGTGCAAGGCGCGCGCCCACCAGCTGGTGAAGATCCCCGAGGGCGTGAGCTTCGCCGAGGCGGCGGCGCTGCCGGTGGCCTACGGCACGGCGCTGCGCATGATGCGGACCAACGGCAACGTGGCGGCCGGCGAGAAGGTGCTGATCCTCGGCGCCTCGGGCGGCGTCGGCGTGTGCTGCGTGCAGCTCGCCAAGATCGCCGGCGCCGAGGTGATCGCCTGCGCCGGCACCGACGCCAAGGCGCAGCGGCTCAGGGAGCTCGGCGCCGACCGCACGATCAACTACGTCACGCACGACTTCCAGAAGGAGGTCTACGAGATGTACGGCAAGCCGACCCGGCGCGGCTCGGGCACCGATCGCGGCGTCGACGTGGTGGTCAACTACACCGGCGGCGACACCTGGGTGAAATCGATGAAGGTGCTGAAGGTCGGCGGCCGGCTGCTGACCTGCGGCGCCACGGCGGGCTTCGCGCCGCAGGAGGACATCCGCTTCATCTGGACCTTCGAGCTCAAGGTGCTGGGCTCCAACGGCTGGATGCGGCAGGACATCGTGACGCTGCTCGAGATGGTGCAGCAGGGCAAGCTCAAGGTGCTGATCGACAAGACGTTCCGGCTCGACGAGGCGCGCGAGGCGCTGCGCGTCATCGAGGACCGCGAGGTGTTCGGCAAGATCGTGGTGGCGCCGTGA
- a CDS encoding threonine/serine dehydratase, which translates to MIARQDVEAAWQRIRPHIRRTPVIELAEPGWPAALKLESLQVSGTFKGRGAFHKLLVSRVPEAGVIAASGGNHGVAVAHAARALGHRAEIFVPTITSPAKLARLASCGAVVRQVGAVYAEARAASERRAAETGALIVQAYEDPEVFVGAGSVALEFAEQASFDTLLVAVGGGGLIAGCAAAIGDTVKIVAVETEGTPTLYEARRAGRPVEVKISGIAADALGASRIGVPNFEVARKLVRDSVLVTDAAVREAQARLWGELRVIAEPAGATALAAFLYGAYRPAPGERVATLICGANTDLSSIPT; encoded by the coding sequence ATGATCGCGCGACAAGACGTCGAGGCGGCGTGGCAACGTATCCGCCCGCATATCAGGCGCACGCCGGTCATCGAGCTGGCGGAGCCGGGCTGGCCGGCCGCGCTCAAGCTCGAATCGCTGCAGGTCAGCGGCACCTTCAAGGGGCGCGGGGCCTTCCACAAGCTGCTGGTCTCCCGGGTGCCCGAGGCGGGCGTGATCGCCGCGTCGGGCGGCAACCACGGCGTGGCGGTGGCCCATGCCGCGCGCGCCCTCGGCCATCGCGCCGAGATCTTCGTGCCGACCATCACGAGCCCCGCCAAGCTGGCGCGGCTCGCGAGCTGCGGCGCCGTCGTGCGGCAGGTCGGCGCCGTCTACGCCGAGGCGCGTGCCGCGTCGGAGAGGCGCGCCGCCGAAACAGGCGCGCTGATCGTGCAGGCCTACGAGGATCCCGAAGTGTTCGTCGGTGCCGGCAGCGTGGCGCTGGAGTTCGCCGAACAGGCGTCGTTCGACACGCTGCTGGTCGCGGTCGGCGGCGGCGGGCTGATCGCCGGCTGCGCTGCGGCGATCGGCGACACGGTCAAGATCGTCGCCGTCGAGACCGAAGGCACGCCGACCCTGTACGAAGCCCGTCGCGCCGGCCGGCCGGTCGAGGTGAAGATCTCGGGCATCGCCGCCGATGCGCTGGGCGCCAGCCGCATCGGCGTGCCCAACTTCGAGGTGGCGCGGAAGCTGGTGCGCGATTCGGTGCTGGTCACCGATGCCGCCGTGCGCGAGGCGCAGGCGCGACTGTGGGGTGAACTGCGCGTGATCGCCGAACCGGCCGGCGCCACGGCTCTCGCCGCGTTCCTGTACGGCGCCTATCGCCCGGCGCCGGGCGAGCGCGTCGCCACCCTGATCTGCGGCGCCAACACCGACCTCTCGTCGATTCCTACCTAG